Proteins from a single region of Bacteroidales bacterium:
- a CDS encoding bifunctional nuclease family protein has translation MVKVELEIVAITYSQSQSGAYVLILGEIDGKRKLPILIGQFEAQAIAMEMQSIKPPRPLTHDLLKNVIKNFNIKLNEVIIHDFKEGTYYALLILEKDNKIYQVDSRPSDAVALALRFNCPIYTTPQILDETGFILSETEEKLFAQETHEEASQDEGDPPLHFYTLEELEKMLEEAVQNENYELASKIRDEIKRKKAK, from the coding sequence ATGGTAAAGGTTGAATTAGAAATTGTAGCTATTACCTATAGTCAATCTCAAAGTGGGGCATATGTTCTTATTTTAGGCGAAATAGATGGAAAAAGAAAACTCCCTATTTTGATAGGACAATTCGAAGCCCAAGCAATAGCTATGGAAATGCAAAGCATTAAACCACCTCGACCTCTTACTCACGACTTGCTAAAAAATGTTATTAAAAATTTTAATATTAAACTTAATGAAGTTATCATTCATGACTTCAAAGAAGGGACATATTACGCCCTGCTCATTTTAGAAAAAGACAACAAGATATATCAAGTAGATTCTCGACCCAGTGACGCTGTTGCCTTAGCACTTAGGTTCAATTGCCCTATTTATACCACCCCACAAATTCTTGATGAAACAGGTTTTATTCTTTCTGAAACAGAAGAAAAGCTCTTTGCGCAAGAAACTCATGAAGAAGCTTCTCAAGATGAAGGGGACCCTCCTTTGCATTTTTATACTCTTGAGGAACTTGAAAAAATGCTCGAAGAAGCCGTACAAAATGAAAACTACGAACTTGCTTCCAAAATACGTGATGAAATCAAACGCAAAAAAGCTAAATAA
- a CDS encoding nucleoside permease, whose protein sequence is MNIRARLILMNFLQFFIWGSWLLTIGAFWFQTKKWTGTDFGQVFSTMGIASLFMPAIAGILADRFINAEKLYALFHFLGGIFLFILPQINNPDVFFWIMLLNMCCYMPTIALSITVAYTALKKYNFDIISTYPPIRVFGTIGFIVALWTVSLLKLETSPLQFYIASGTSFLLAMYALTLPTCPPPNKGKKTNLVDALGIRAFTLFKQYKMALFFIFAMLLGAALQLTNAYGDTFIHDFAKIDKYKNEIAVQYPAILMSISQISETLFILTIPLFLKRFGIKKVMLISMIAWVLRFGLFAYGDPALSGGLWMLVLSCIIYGMAFDFFNISGSLFVETQVKPEIRASSQGLFMLMTNGLGAFLGSTISGWMIDTYFTLPDGSFQWQNIWISFASYALIVAILFTILFRHKHNPEEFKTVQHP, encoded by the coding sequence ATGAACATTCGTGCAAGACTTATCCTGATGAATTTCTTACAATTCTTCATTTGGGGTTCATGGCTATTGACTATTGGTGCTTTTTGGTTTCAAACCAAAAAGTGGACAGGAACGGATTTTGGTCAAGTGTTTAGCACCATGGGGATAGCATCACTTTTTATGCCTGCTATCGCCGGCATTTTGGCTGATCGTTTTATCAACGCGGAAAAATTATATGCTCTTTTTCACTTCTTAGGGGGAATTTTTCTTTTCATACTTCCACAAATTAACAATCCCGATGTCTTCTTTTGGATCATGCTTCTGAATATGTGCTGTTATATGCCTACCATAGCACTTTCTATAACTGTAGCTTATACTGCTCTTAAAAAATACAATTTTGATATCATTTCCACTTACCCTCCCATACGTGTTTTTGGAACAATTGGTTTTATTGTTGCTCTATGGACTGTTTCATTATTAAAATTGGAAACTTCCCCCTTGCAATTCTACATTGCTTCGGGGACATCATTTCTTCTTGCTATGTATGCCCTTACCCTGCCTACTTGTCCTCCTCCTAACAAGGGCAAGAAGACTAATCTTGTCGATGCTCTTGGCATTCGAGCTTTTACGCTTTTTAAACAATATAAAATGGCTCTTTTCTTCATTTTTGCCATGTTACTCGGAGCAGCTCTCCAGCTAACCAATGCATATGGAGATACATTTATTCATGATTTTGCTAAAATCGACAAATACAAAAATGAAATAGCTGTTCAATACCCAGCCATTCTTATGAGTATATCCCAAATCTCAGAGACTCTCTTTATTCTTACCATTCCTCTATTCTTGAAACGTTTCGGTATCAAAAAAGTCATGCTTATTAGTATGATAGCGTGGGTTTTACGTTTTGGTCTATTTGCTTATGGAGATCCAGCTTTAAGCGGTGGTCTTTGGATGCTTGTGCTTTCATGTATTATATATGGAATGGCATTTGATTTTTTCAACATATCTGGCTCTCTTTTTGTCGAAACACAGGTTAAACCGGAAATTAGAGCAAGTTCTCAAGGTTTATTCATGTTAATGACCAACGGATTAGGAGCTTTTCTAGGAAGTACTATCAGTGGATGGATGATTGATACTTATTTTACTTTACCTGATGGCTCATTCCAATGGCAAAACATTTGGATTTCTTTTGCTAGCTATGCTCTTATCGTAGCTATTCTTTTTACAATCCTTTTTAGACATAAGCATAATCCAGAAGAATTCAAAACTGTTCAACATCCGTAA
- a CDS encoding methyltransferase domain-containing protein: MTFHQHWFRGLEEILLRVFAYQEYSDKAIQQIFQKHKKWGARDRAFVAENAYEIIRWNKKLRFAMGLTTDDFFKNEANLIIPKIIVAHIFLKYGEIPSFYQMNIDEEKVKDRWLNPPSPEIDKSVSSWLWKKGYEQLGMRWAIELDSMNMMAPVYLRVNSHLISRENLLDALRAEGVEAREVESLPHGLVLEKRLNVFRIGAFRKGFFEVQDGGSQLIAPFLEVEPGMRVIDACAGAGGKTLHMASLMMNKGHIIAMDVVYPKLEELRKRARRLKLYNIETRLINSKEIKRLKESADRLLLDVPCTGTGVLRRNPDAKWRINQKLLDDVKEKQREILESYVRMLRKGGKMVYATCTLFPVENENQIHHFLLNNDTFELEDMKYIYPSETGFDGFFMARLRKK; the protein is encoded by the coding sequence ATGACTTTTCACCAACATTGGTTTAGAGGTTTAGAAGAGATTCTTTTACGAGTTTTTGCTTATCAAGAGTATAGCGACAAAGCCATCCAACAAATTTTTCAGAAACACAAAAAATGGGGAGCCCGCGATAGAGCTTTTGTAGCTGAAAATGCTTATGAAATCATCAGGTGGAATAAAAAGTTGCGCTTTGCTATGGGATTGACTACAGATGATTTTTTTAAAAATGAAGCAAATTTGATAATTCCTAAAATCATCGTTGCTCATATATTTTTAAAATACGGTGAAATTCCATCTTTTTATCAAATGAACATTGACGAGGAAAAAGTAAAAGATAGATGGCTTAACCCTCCTTCGCCCGAAATAGATAAGTCGGTATCGAGTTGGTTATGGAAAAAAGGCTACGAACAACTTGGAATGAGGTGGGCAATTGAGTTAGATAGTATGAACATGATGGCACCTGTCTACCTGAGGGTAAACAGTCATTTAATAAGTCGAGAAAATTTACTAGATGCCCTAAGAGCTGAGGGAGTTGAAGCTAGGGAAGTTGAATCACTACCACATGGTCTTGTTCTTGAAAAGAGGTTGAATGTTTTTAGGATAGGAGCCTTTAGGAAAGGTTTTTTTGAAGTTCAGGATGGAGGTTCTCAGCTAATAGCTCCTTTTCTTGAAGTAGAACCAGGGATGAGAGTCATCGATGCATGCGCAGGAGCTGGAGGAAAAACTCTTCACATGGCTTCTTTGATGATGAACAAAGGACATATTATTGCCATGGATGTCGTATATCCAAAGCTTGAGGAACTTCGTAAACGTGCGAGGAGACTTAAGCTTTACAACATCGAGACGAGACTTATCAATTCCAAAGAAATTAAACGTTTAAAAGAATCTGCTGATCGTTTGTTACTGGATGTACCTTGCACGGGAACAGGAGTTTTAAGGAGAAATCCAGATGCCAAGTGGCGAATTAACCAGAAATTGCTCGATGATGTAAAAGAAAAGCAACGAGAAATATTAGAATCTTATGTTCGTATGTTAAGAAAAGGCGGGAAGATGGTATATGCTACTTGTACCCTTTTTCCGGTAGAAAATGAAAATCAAATACATCATTTTCTTTTGAACAACGATACGTTTGAACTTGAAGATATGAAATATATATATCCTTCGGAAACTGGTTTTGACGGTTTTTTTATGGCTCGCTTAAGGAAAAAATAA
- a CDS encoding SurA N-terminal domain-containing protein, with amino-acid sequence MGTISKIRKRSGLLLIAIGGAMVLFVMSDLFFKNKRPTIPPLAKVFDENITYNEFLSRYESTKEQYKMQYGEDMTFSGAEEFQIKNSVFDQLIKNILIQIEYEKTGLKLTDAEIYEYITGQLTHPIVKQLFTNPQTGEFNQTLVYNFINNLEQRPEREQKIWKMYEKIIIDELFTNKYINLITKSFYFPKRFAEKENKERTVKKKVVYVALHYGSLKDSAIQVTDKDFEKYYAENKYLYTYEEELTDIDYVIFHIKPSQIDMRMTKTKVDTTFTSFINTPIEKLPEFIVRNSDLDYTWDSSYLAKEELSYYQDTLFNAKIGSYVKPYLEGFSFFMHRLIDRKELPDSMKAAHILVSYQGAMFAQDTITRTKEQAKARADSILNLVKGKDSSTFAKIAKEMSNDPSAQQNNGFLGWFKEGTMVPEFNNACLHAKPGEFMVVETPYGFHVIKLLAKSKPTPKVKIATVKISVPVSKQTTDSIYNLASVIAAETKNYEDFEKILSEKGYIKNVAEKVRKTDYTIAGLENGREIIRWSFYKETKPRETVNLFDLSTENKYVVAIVKNKYESGPAPLEQIKDLIKPMVIKEKKAEMLEKELKTKMEGCKSVFDLASKLKENPDTFDINFFTYSLPGYGPESKLIGKMYATTKGKLVGPVKGEGGVYAYEIIDETKPDSLKYDDFFKQKFYHYQSKVNGQLFKALQKLGNLKDNRIEYY; translated from the coding sequence ATGGGAACCATAAGTAAAATAAGAAAACGCTCCGGCTTGCTTCTCATAGCCATAGGAGGTGCTATGGTACTTTTTGTTATGAGTGACCTTTTTTTCAAAAATAAGCGTCCCACCATTCCTCCTCTCGCTAAAGTTTTCGACGAAAATATCACTTATAATGAATTTCTGAGCAGGTATGAAAGTACCAAAGAACAATACAAAATGCAATATGGTGAAGATATGACATTTTCTGGAGCAGAAGAATTTCAGATAAAAAACTCTGTATTCGATCAACTGATAAAAAACATATTAATCCAGATTGAATACGAAAAAACAGGATTAAAATTAACTGATGCAGAAATCTACGAATATATTACCGGACAGCTGACTCATCCTATCGTAAAACAATTATTCACCAATCCCCAAACAGGTGAATTTAATCAAACACTGGTTTATAATTTTATCAACAACTTGGAACAAAGACCTGAACGAGAACAAAAAATATGGAAAATGTATGAAAAAATTATTATTGATGAACTTTTCACAAATAAATACATCAACCTTATCACCAAATCTTTTTACTTTCCCAAACGTTTTGCTGAGAAAGAAAATAAGGAAAGAACCGTTAAGAAAAAGGTGGTGTATGTAGCCTTACATTATGGTTCTTTAAAAGATTCCGCTATTCAGGTTACCGACAAGGATTTCGAAAAATATTATGCAGAAAACAAATATTTGTACACTTACGAAGAAGAACTAACAGATATTGATTATGTCATTTTTCATATCAAGCCTTCTCAGATCGACATGCGTATGACGAAAACCAAAGTAGATACAACCTTTACTTCCTTTATCAACACACCAATTGAAAAATTACCCGAGTTTATCGTCAGAAATAGTGATTTGGATTACACGTGGGATTCATCCTATCTTGCAAAAGAAGAATTGTCATATTACCAAGATACATTGTTTAATGCAAAAATTGGTTCTTATGTCAAGCCATATCTCGAGGGATTTAGCTTTTTTATGCATAGACTCATTGATCGCAAAGAGCTGCCTGATTCAATGAAAGCAGCACATATTCTAGTTTCATATCAAGGAGCCATGTTTGCTCAGGATACTATAACACGTACCAAAGAACAAGCTAAAGCTAGAGCCGATAGTATATTGAATCTTGTAAAAGGTAAGGACAGCTCCACTTTTGCAAAAATAGCTAAAGAAATGAGTAACGACCCCTCAGCCCAGCAAAACAATGGTTTTCTTGGATGGTTCAAAGAAGGAACCATGGTCCCCGAATTTAATAATGCCTGTCTTCATGCCAAACCTGGAGAATTCATGGTAGTAGAAACTCCATACGGATTTCACGTGATCAAACTATTAGCAAAATCAAAGCCAACTCCCAAGGTTAAAATAGCTACTGTTAAAATATCTGTGCCAGTAAGTAAACAAACGACTGACTCGATTTATAATCTAGCAAGTGTCATTGCCGCTGAAACAAAAAACTATGAAGATTTCGAAAAAATCCTTTCCGAAAAGGGATATATCAAAAACGTAGCAGAAAAAGTACGAAAAACAGATTATACCATTGCTGGTCTAGAAAATGGGCGAGAAATCATTCGATGGTCTTTTTATAAAGAAACAAAACCACGTGAAACTGTAAATCTTTTCGACCTATCTACCGAAAACAAATACGTAGTAGCCATAGTGAAAAACAAATATGAATCTGGTCCAGCACCTCTCGAACAAATTAAAGACCTGATTAAACCTATGGTTATTAAAGAAAAAAAAGCAGAAATGCTTGAAAAAGAACTTAAAACAAAAATGGAAGGGTGTAAATCTGTGTTCGATCTTGCTAGCAAACTCAAAGAAAATCCGGACACTTTTGATATTAATTTCTTCACCTATTCATTACCTGGATACGGGCCTGAATCCAAACTAATTGGAAAAATGTACGCCACAACCAAAGGTAAATTGGTAGGACCTGTTAAAGGAGAAGGTGGTGTTTATGCATATGAAATCATTGACGAAACTAAGCCCGATAGTTTAAAATACGATGACTTTTTTAAACAAAAATTTTATCATTATCAATCCAAAGTGAATGGCCAACTCTTCAAAGCTTTGCAAAAACTTGGCAATTTAAAAGATAATCGAATAGAATACTATTAA
- a CDS encoding C1 family peptidase has translation MKQLPYIWVVFLHITLFSQHLTNEILQEIRKKYEQSSPNQGLINALYSNELNKIVVNQKNRAKPDDYFTYKVKTYGITDQKSSGRCWMFAGLNTLRPRVIEKYNLKNFEFSYNFLFFYDLLEKANLFLESIIQTSDKPLDDKKVEWLLKNPISDGGTWAGLAHLIEKYGLIPAEIMPENFSSNNTRGLISILSTYLRQEALSLREMAEKKAKKDDIQKAKILALSNVYKILAYHLGEPPKNFTYRFIDKDGKASSLKSYDPISFRDEVLPNFKAQDYIMFMNDPSRPYFKLYEIDLDRNIYEGFNWKYINLPIEEIKKMAIEALKNNVSLYYSCDVGKQIDKNEGLLDLNNYDYFSLYGIPFIMDKKQRIITFESGSTHGMNLIAVDILDNKPVKWLVENSWGSTGKNGNLLITDAWFNEYTFRIVIPKEFVPEDILKIWKEKPILLPPWDPMFSMDE, from the coding sequence ATGAAGCAACTTCCGTATATTTGGGTGGTTTTCTTGCATATTACATTGTTTTCTCAACATTTAACAAATGAGATTTTGCAAGAAATTAGAAAAAAATACGAACAATCATCACCCAATCAGGGGTTAATTAATGCTCTTTACTCCAACGAACTTAACAAAATTGTCGTTAACCAAAAAAACAGGGCTAAACCTGATGACTATTTTACCTATAAAGTAAAAACATATGGTATAACTGATCAAAAAAGCTCAGGTCGTTGTTGGATGTTTGCAGGTTTAAACACATTGCGTCCTCGCGTAATCGAAAAATACAACCTAAAAAATTTTGAATTTTCCTACAACTTTCTATTTTTTTATGATTTGTTGGAAAAAGCAAATCTATTTTTAGAAAGTATCATTCAAACTTCAGACAAACCTCTCGATGATAAAAAAGTTGAATGGTTATTAAAAAATCCTATTTCCGATGGTGGCACATGGGCAGGCCTTGCCCATCTTATTGAAAAATATGGACTTATTCCAGCTGAGATCATGCCAGAAAATTTTTCGTCTAATAACACAAGAGGTCTTATCTCCATTCTTTCAACGTATCTTCGACAGGAAGCACTATCTCTCAGAGAGATGGCCGAAAAAAAAGCAAAAAAAGATGATATTCAAAAAGCAAAAATACTTGCTTTATCCAACGTATACAAAATTCTTGCCTATCATCTTGGTGAACCCCCAAAAAATTTCACTTATCGTTTTATTGACAAAGATGGAAAAGCATCTTCTCTGAAAAGCTACGATCCAATTAGCTTCCGAGATGAAGTTTTACCAAACTTTAAAGCTCAAGATTACATCATGTTCATGAATGATCCCTCCCGTCCATATTTTAAACTCTATGAAATTGACCTTGACAGAAACATCTACGAAGGATTTAATTGGAAATATATTAATCTTCCCATAGAAGAAATTAAAAAAATGGCCATTGAGGCTTTGAAAAACAACGTAAGCCTTTATTATTCTTGTGATGTTGGTAAGCAAATCGACAAAAATGAAGGTCTTCTTGATCTTAACAATTACGATTATTTTTCATTGTACGGCATACCCTTTATAATGGATAAAAAACAACGAATCATTACTTTTGAAAGTGGTAGTACGCACGGCATGAATCTAATTGCAGTCGATATCTTAGACAATAAACCTGTCAAATGGTTGGTAGAAAATAGCTGGGGAAGCACAGGAAAAAATGGAAATCTTCTTATCACTGATGCTTGGTTTAATGAGTATACTTTCAGAATTGTTATTCCCAAAGAATTTGTCCCTGAAGATATCTTGAAAATATGGAAAGAAAAACCCATTCTTCTTCCTCCATGGGATCCTATGTTTTCTATGGACGAGTAA
- a CDS encoding mechanosensitive ion channel family protein yields the protein MQNKFALYDFVKNLLEKNQIFAHIEHQIIIFVNLGFLLLISFLVYYITKFFAIRIIRRITKRTKTLLDDAFSDTRFLKRASFIIPLIIIYKLTPYTLPHYVGWISLLQNATKIFIVFFLILALYALADAFYKIYDSIENTHFQPIKGYVQVFKLVIGLMGGIVILSILLSKSPAVLIGGLGALSAVLLLVFKDPLLGFTSSIQLTSNKMIQKGDWISIPSSNIDGEVEEITLSSVKIKNFDLTYSYYPTYSLLTSPFINNRGIYENKCRRAFRKIYIQPSSVKLLTKEQSLLIKDNLPSHLQSYFPVNISESITNLQLFRMLLQSYLEQDDRFDHQQLTMVYVRDVEPFGLPLFYYAFTRTTEWKEFNEINNELMELIFSLLPIFEIKLSENIPRNPMN from the coding sequence ATGCAAAATAAATTTGCTTTATATGATTTTGTAAAAAATTTACTGGAAAAAAATCAGATTTTTGCTCACATTGAACATCAAATTATCATTTTCGTCAATCTTGGTTTTCTCTTACTTATCAGTTTTTTGGTTTATTACATCACCAAATTTTTTGCTATTCGCATCATTAGAAGAATTACTAAGCGTACTAAAACACTATTAGATGATGCATTTAGTGATACACGTTTTCTTAAACGTGCCTCTTTTATTATTCCTTTAATCATCATTTACAAACTCACTCCTTACACCTTGCCACATTATGTTGGTTGGATATCCTTACTTCAAAATGCCACCAAGATTTTTATTGTTTTTTTTCTCATTCTAGCTTTGTATGCTCTAGCAGATGCATTTTACAAAATTTACGATTCGATAGAAAATACCCACTTTCAACCCATCAAAGGTTATGTACAAGTATTCAAGTTAGTAATTGGCTTGATGGGTGGCATTGTTATTTTGTCTATTTTGCTGAGTAAGAGTCCTGCTGTGCTCATCGGAGGACTTGGAGCATTGAGTGCTGTGCTTCTTCTTGTTTTCAAAGATCCCTTGCTGGGTTTTACCTCATCCATTCAACTGACAAGTAATAAAATGATTCAGAAAGGCGACTGGATTTCCATTCCAAGTTCCAACATTGATGGAGAAGTTGAAGAAATTACCCTATCTTCGGTTAAAATCAAAAATTTTGATCTCACTTACTCATATTATCCAACCTATTCACTGCTCACCAGTCCCTTCATTAACAACAGAGGAATATATGAAAATAAATGCCGACGAGCTTTTCGAAAAATCTATATCCAACCATCATCCGTAAAACTACTAACGAAAGAGCAATCTCTACTCATCAAAGATAATCTTCCTTCTCATTTACAATCTTACTTTCCTGTCAATATAAGTGAGTCTATAACCAACTTGCAACTATTTCGAATGCTTTTACAATCTTATCTGGAACAAGATGATCGTTTTGATCATCAACAATTGACTATGGTTTATGTTCGTGATGTTGAACCATTTGGTCTTCCTCTTTTTTATTATGCTTTTACTCGAACTACAGAATGGAAAGAATTTAATGAAATTAACAATGAACTTATGGAATTGATATTTTCTCTTTTACCCATTTTTGAAATCAAACTTTCAGAAAATATACCTCGCAACCCGATGAATTAA
- a CDS encoding ferritin, with protein sequence MNSKVVKALNDQIQAELYSSYLYLSMAAYFADANLNGFSHWMKIQAQEEYGHAMRIFDYLNERNQRVELLSIQQPPKDWSSPKQAFEDAYKHECYISDRINKILELAIEEKDYATQNFLQWFIAEQVEEEASVNEILQHLNMIEGNTGLLMLDKELKKRS encoded by the coding sequence ATGAATTCAAAAGTTGTTAAAGCCTTAAACGATCAAATCCAAGCTGAATTGTATTCTTCATATTTGTATCTTTCCATGGCAGCCTATTTTGCAGATGCTAATTTGAATGGTTTTTCTCACTGGATGAAAATACAAGCTCAAGAAGAATATGGGCATGCCATGAGAATATTTGATTATCTCAACGAAAGAAATCAACGAGTAGAACTTCTTTCCATCCAACAACCCCCTAAAGATTGGTCATCTCCAAAGCAAGCTTTTGAGGATGCTTACAAACATGAATGCTACATTTCCGACAGAATTAACAAAATTCTCGAATTAGCTATCGAAGAAAAAGACTACGCTACCCAGAATTTTCTCCAATGGTTTATAGCAGAACAAGTTGAGGAAGAAGCTTCTGTCAACGAAATACTCCAACATCTCAATATGATTGAAGGGAACACCGGACTTCTCATGTTAGACAAAGAACTAAAAAAACGCAGTTAA
- a CDS encoding CNNM domain-containing protein, whose amino-acid sequence MLSLFLIFVATVLISFTCSFIESSLLSSQISYLVQMREDGANWANKALEFKRQTSVPITAIVTLNTIANTAGATLIGALASIHFENISYGLISAILTITILIFSEIIPKTLGSLYWKKTMAITVAIIIGVIYLTYPFVQITLFLTRRLNTENTKKTTLDRKEIYALAKKGEEEGLFNPQETHIIQHFISCYHHPVFSVMTPRKAAFIVHYKTPCGGMTQYKEFEQFSRIPLFLDKKKHRVYSYVLKSDVLKEIVEKREATPVYKISRPAIVTFEYYPLHQVFNKMLQKKEHIAVVVDEYGIFSGIITLEDILEALLGLKIIDEKDIHPDFREKIRGQA is encoded by the coding sequence ATGCTTTCTCTTTTTTTGATTTTCGTGGCAACGGTACTTATTTCCTTTACTTGTAGTTTTATTGAGTCTTCATTGTTGTCGTCGCAAATATCTTATTTGGTTCAAATGAGAGAAGATGGCGCAAATTGGGCTAATAAAGCACTGGAATTCAAAAGACAAACATCAGTTCCTATCACAGCTATCGTTACATTAAACACCATTGCTAATACAGCGGGAGCTACTCTTATAGGTGCATTGGCTAGCATACACTTTGAAAATATATCCTATGGCCTCATTTCGGCAATTCTTACCATAACTATTTTAATTTTTTCGGAAATTATCCCCAAAACTTTGGGAAGCTTGTATTGGAAAAAGACCATGGCTATTACTGTTGCAATTATTATCGGTGTGATCTATCTTACTTATCCTTTTGTCCAAATAACACTTTTTTTAACACGGCGATTAAATACCGAAAACACCAAAAAAACAACCTTAGATAGGAAAGAAATTTATGCTCTTGCCAAAAAGGGAGAAGAAGAAGGATTATTCAATCCCCAGGAAACTCACATTATTCAACATTTTATTTCTTGTTATCATCATCCAGTCTTTTCGGTTATGACACCTAGGAAAGCTGCATTTATTGTACATTATAAAACCCCCTGTGGAGGAATGACCCAATATAAAGAATTCGAGCAATTTTCTCGAATACCTCTGTTCCTTGATAAGAAAAAGCATCGTGTTTATTCATATGTTCTTAAATCGGATGTCTTAAAAGAAATTGTAGAAAAGAGAGAAGCTACGCCTGTTTATAAAATTTCTCGTCCAGCTATTGTAACTTTTGAATACTATCCCCTCCATCAGGTTTTTAACAAAATGCTCCAGAAAAAAGAACATATTGCTGTCGTGGTAGATGAATACGGTATTTTTAGTGGCATTATCACCCTAGAAGATATACTCGAAGCTTTGCTAGGATTAAAAATTATTGACGAAAAAGATATACACCCCGATTTTCGAGAAAAGATTAGGGGTCAAGCCTGA
- a CDS encoding (Fe-S)-binding protein, with translation MSTKKIYLFVPCYVDHLFPEQADKACHILEHLGYDVEILPDQPCCGQIAYNSGYFDEARLFAKHWQNFFPSSVHVVVLGASCTHMVKNVYPTLFNDNKYSLLFFVEDFSSFIIKHRLEDYFSPKIQGRVAIHQSCTGLRKLYKGKNLTFEVLVQFPNLELIKTNVDYHCCGFGGTFSVKYPEISVDMGLFKLEKTCVEGAEYLIVSDVSCYMHLSAIQAKNSFPIQIWTLIDFFYQSIRK, from the coding sequence TTGTCAACAAAAAAAATTTATCTATTTGTCCCTTGTTATGTTGATCACCTTTTTCCTGAACAGGCCGACAAAGCTTGTCATATCTTAGAACATCTGGGATATGATGTAGAAATATTGCCCGATCAGCCTTGCTGTGGCCAAATTGCTTACAACAGTGGTTATTTTGATGAAGCTCGGTTATTTGCCAAACATTGGCAGAACTTTTTCCCTTCCAGTGTACACGTGGTAGTTTTAGGGGCATCCTGCACCCACATGGTAAAAAATGTTTATCCTACCTTATTTAATGATAATAAATATTCTTTGCTTTTTTTTGTTGAAGACTTTTCGTCTTTTATCATAAAACATCGTCTCGAGGATTATTTTTCACCCAAAATACAAGGAAGGGTGGCCATTCATCAAAGCTGTACAGGATTGAGAAAATTATATAAAGGGAAAAATCTCACCTTTGAAGTTCTTGTCCAATTTCCAAACTTAGAATTGATAAAAACGAATGTGGATTATCATTGTTGCGGATTCGGAGGAACATTTTCCGTTAAATATCCAGAAATAAGTGTCGACATGGGATTATTCAAACTTGAGAAAACATGTGTAGAAGGTGCTGAATATCTTATTGTATCGGATGTTTCATGCTACATGCACTTAAGCGCTATTCAAGCAAAGAACAGCTTTCCCATTCAAATTTGGACTCTTATCGATTTTTTTTATCAAAGCATCAGAAAATAG
- a CDS encoding deoxynucleoside kinase yields MHIAIAGNIGSGKTTLTSLLADHYQFKALYESVDDNPYLESFYEDMKRWSFNLQIYFLNSRFRQIIQIQRNKENVIQDRTIYEDAYIFAPNLHEMGLMSSRDFETYRELFALMTSFISPPDLLIYLRADVSLLVKQIQKRGRHYETSIRLDYLKSLNDKYENWISSYKEGRLLIIDVNKIRFEENKEDLGYVIDLINAELFGLFR; encoded by the coding sequence ATGCATATCGCTATTGCTGGCAACATCGGAAGCGGAAAAACAACATTGACAAGTTTACTTGCAGATCATTACCAATTCAAGGCTCTTTATGAATCTGTTGATGATAACCCATACTTAGAAAGCTTCTACGAAGACATGAAAAGATGGTCTTTTAATCTTCAAATTTACTTTCTTAATAGTCGCTTTCGCCAAATTATCCAGATACAACGAAACAAAGAAAATGTTATTCAAGACAGAACCATTTACGAAGATGCTTACATATTTGCTCCAAATTTGCATGAAATGGGACTGATGAGTTCGAGAGATTTTGAAACATATCGTGAACTTTTTGCTCTGATGACCAGTTTTATTTCACCTCCAGATCTTCTTATTTATTTAAGAGCAGATGTTTCGTTGTTAGTTAAGCAAATTCAAAAGAGGGGTCGCCATTATGAAACCTCAATCCGTCTTGATTACTTAAAAAGTCTCAACGATAAATATGAAAACTGGATTTCTTCTTATAAGGAAGGGCGATTACTCATCATTGATGTAAATAAAATCCGTTTTGAAGAAAACAAGGAAGATCTGGGATATGTTATTGATTTGATAAATGCTGAATTATTTGGTTTATTCAGATGA